GCATGCCCAAAATTGAGGCTGATGCAATGAGTGATAGGGTCTGGCATATCGATTCATGGATTATGGATAAAGAATTTCGATTGTGAACGatcaagttagaaaacaccaCATAGCTTTTCGTAAAAACTTTATGACCATGTTCCAAAATGCTAACAACACAATGTACACACCAGGTTAATTGTTAACTGCAAAGAAGCTGATAATGCTGATCGAGCTATTTGAATAAATGCAGCGAACGACTGACTTACTTGAAAAACACGCATACTTTCTTTTGTACAAAAAGGCAATGACGACCATAGCGACGATGACAACCAAAACAAGGAACAGTGTCACGCCAACAACATGCGGAACCCAGTCCGAAGAACGAGACTTCGGACCCCTCACAACGTTGCCTGTAAAACAGAATGATAAGAAATAGCACAGGAGAGGTTATCCATGAACGTATAAGAGATACATCCATTCTCAATGATAAACTTTTCCATACACGTTTCCTTCCTCTTACTCACTAGTAAGAAGATCAGTTCCTCAGACATTTCAAGCGTTTACACCTGTGTACATTGCATCAGAGGGTGTTTTCATGCTGAGCAGTCCTACAGCATACTGTATTTTCTTCGGTGCAGAACCTAATCGGATTGGTCAATATAAATGTGACATCACCTACACTTACTATTTACTTAAAAAGGATAATAGGAACGAATGGAACAAAAATCAACACAGCAAGTCAACTCACCGCCAGAAACAGCAATCCAACTGGCCGTGAAACCTTTAACAGGGTAACGAGTTGGGATGTTCTGATCGTAGGTGATGCGCAGGACATTATCCTTTGAGCGAATATCCCACGTGGTTTCATTTCCACAAAATGTCCCTGTACatcaattgaaaaatattttgagcCATAAAGTGAGCAGTTGATGATTCATCACCAACAACAAAATCGAAGAACGCCACCAGCCCGGAGAATCAGTACCAAAATGTCGATGTCTTGTAGCCAAATCAAGTATGTATATTAATCGAACGCCGCAATTTACAAATTGTGCATAAGAATACAATCTAGATCGCAGAAGAGGGGTTTAGAGATGGATACTCTTTTCTATTCAGTAATGCTCACCGATTTCTGTCATCTCCTTTTCATACACGACCAGGGTTCGATAGGCACACAGGGCATTATCAACTGCCTCCCAACGAACGTGCAGGTTGATAGTCTGAAAGAAAGTACATACGACAGTTCAGAACTTTTGTCCGGGtatgacgatggtacggtttgcgTATAACTACCaaatcagctaacagagccagcaaatgacgtaaatcatTCATAATCagatgatttcctcaggatggtcaTTTGCTCGCTCTGGCGCAAACCGTATCATTGTCATAACCGAGACAAAAATTCTGAACTGTCGTATTCCTTAATCGTTTTACTGTCCTGCAACTTACTTATACACTCAAACATACTTACAGGAGCTCTGATCCAGTTTGTGGCTCataattttaaaataaaaatgcaatgaCGATACTCGGCCCTTGTACCTGTCATAACACGCCTATACAGTGGTTAAAACATATATCTAGGAAAGAATCTTTTTAACGGACGTGAATAAAAACTGGCGTTTGAACGTCGCCACTACTTTGGGATGATGACCAGCTTTTCAACTATATATGAAGCAATCTGCAATGAACAAGAAAAACTTGATCAAAAGATCTTGTCAAGAAGCCGTAATTTAAAACCATCCACTGATTGAAACCAAACTTACTGAGCCAGACTGCACCATAATTGTCCAGGAGCAACTCAAAACACGAAGATACGGGTTACTGGATAGAACACCAAGCGAGCCATCTTTGCTCCGTGTCGCCTCACATCTGGTCGGTCGACGGGAAGGCATGGTAGACGGAAAAGTACGACCTCGCGTCGAGGAGGCAGATGTTGTCGTGGGTGAAACCGTTACCAACCCTGGAAAATGAATCATACGAATGCATTAATATCACAGGATCTTATTTTAACACTCTTTTTCCTATGATGACAGAAATGCAGTGATAACGGAACGGCGGCTCATTACACACGTGATTGATACTTTTAACCGAAAAAGTCTTTGGTAGTTTAAAAGCTTTAAATGTTGTACCTATGTCTGGTTAAATGGATAAAGAGAGATTTATTCCCGatttatcatttatttagtATACACATAAAATCCCACGGTCGTCTCTTCATCATTGGGCGTGGTCGCGCAACGGGTGTCACCAAAAGGTGGTCAAAGGGGTCCCACAGAGTACAGCCCCTTGATCAGATGTGTAGTTCTGATTCGCTGTGTAGTGGGACGGGCCAGGCCGGTTTACCAGAGGATGACCCAAAAGACAACATTTAAGAACACTTTCACCCAACAAAAACTGGTAGCAGTGGCCTCTTAACTATAAACTTACCGGGTGCACATGGCCTTTTAGACAGGGTTATGTCATCAATGGAAATGTCACCTGCATAGTCCCCCCCTCTTATACCTTCGAAAAGTAGCTGGAAGTAAAAGTACTTTATACGAATTTATAGAACTGTGTTGTTGTGTTGTTTGAGTGTTCCAACGAAATATTgttgtgtccatctggtaataAGCTTCTTCAAGCATGATCAAGGGCAGGTTGCTCGGTAAGTttgaaggcctgataagattctCGGCAACCTGGGGAatgaattgattctccagggcgATAATAAGGAACTTTATTACCATGAGGTAGTAGTAATTTCAGGTCCTATACCGTCCAAACGGGAACTGCGGAAAGTCCAGTTCAGAATACACCAAAGGTTGCAGTAATTTTTGCCGCCACATTTGGGGTTTTCCCCATTGGTTTTATTTGCTCCTTGATGAAGGCTTAACCTAAAAACTCTTGTGACTTACTTTTAATGTCGTGCCAACCGGCGCGTTGACTTCGGCATTGCCCCGTTTCCAATAGTTCCCCTGGGCCCCGCTTAAACTCCAAACTTTGTCTTTCGATCCCCGAATTAATTGTTGATACACGTTGAGAGTTCCAATATGAGTGCCCCACATATGATAGAAAAACTCCAGACACATCCTCCCAGTGCCATTCACGTTTGAACTCAGAAGGTGTGCTTTGGCATTCGTGCGCGAATTACTGGCCTCGATATACATATAATTTCCACCTTAAAAGAGAATAAGGCGGATTAATCTCTGCTCACTGTTTTTAAAAGGGTTTTAATATCAATTCAATATGTCGAATCTAACTGACAGTGGACGTGTGTATCATTTCGTACGATTATCGCATAACCATTCTGAGCGTTACATGTCATCAAAGTCTTGTCCAATTATGTCGTGGATTTTTTTCTGTACTGAAGCGACCACCCTGAGGattaaaagtgaaaaaaagatGACTTTTTAATCACAAATATGTTTTCGTACCTACTCCAGGAGTACGGTCCTGTGTAGGACCGGTACCAGATGACGGGGTTGCTCCTTTATGCAACGtccaatcaaaatcatcattgaCGTTAGTCTGTTGCCAACCACACTCGTCATCGTCAAAGGTACAATTAACTGCCGCTGAATCTGAAAAATCTTCAAAGTAAAGGGAACACAGCAGGAATACCAACTCCGTATTTTCACTCGTTGATCCGAGTAAATATAATTTTATAGATGCCGTTCCTTTAGTTCGTACGCACTGACGATTTTTCGGTTTTTCGCGACCCCCAGCCCCTGCACGCATGCGCACCCAAAACACCTTCTATAGGTGGTGTATGTAGACAATAACGTTGTAAAGATGCCATGCTGCATAATCAAGGACAATGAAACTTGTTTTTGAAAAATAGTTATTTAAATACGTCTGAATTCAATAACCTTAATCGTGCGCGCCTTATTTTTTCATACTTTACAGTGACATTTTAAACGTACGGTGAATAAAAAATTTTAAATCACGTACTCGAGCCGTGATATACTGATAAAATGGCTCCAATAGATATTTCTCATTTTGCGTTAAAACTCGTTATATTCGCAGAGATAGTTCAACATACTGTTAAGACATGTGCCATTTGATATTGTTATGTCATCAATTGCAAGGTCACCCTCATAGTCATTGCCGCGGACGCCTTCCATAATAACCTGAAATAAAAGGTACACATTATAAGACCAAGCATCAGCTGAAACGGATGAATTTCAATTTCTGCATCAGTTGAAACGGATGAATTCTAAAGTATTCGCGTGATAACACCAAACATCAGTTGAAATGGATGGATTCTGAGGTATACGCGTTATAACACCAAACATCAGTTGAAATGGATGGATTCTGAGGTATACGCGTTATAACACCAAACATCAGTTGAATGGATGGATTCTGAGGTATATAATACCAAACATCAGTTGAAGTGGATGGATTCTGAGGTATACGCGTACACGTTATGTTACTAAACATTAGTTGAATACAAAATTTTCAACGACAATCATGTACATGAAGGTACGATTGAACTGTCAGCATttctgcaatacatgtacacacatatCTAACTGTTTACAGGGACAACCACACTGGATACGAAACCAACGGCGCCTCCAAAATGGGATAGCCTAGTCAACATTGATGATGTCGCACATACAATGTATAGCaacgattataatcgcaggtcgcagctcGTTTACGCTTTAGTAACAGAACCTTGTGCCAACATATCATTTCTCACCTTAAACGGAGAAGTCTGGTTGATAGTGACTAAACCACGCCTCCATCGATTTCCCAGATTGTTCCCTCTAGTCCACAAAGAAGACGATGTTGTGTTTTGGGCACTTCTTGTGTAGACGTTTAATGTACCCATATGACTTCCATACATGTGATAAAAAAACTGGAGACAAGCTGGTCTGGCCGTAGATACAGCCGGGCTGATCAGCTGAGCATAGGCACGACTTCGAATAGATGTGgcctcaatgtacatgtaaagaccACCTGAAAATCCAAGCATTAATGAAGCGCAAATGTTCAGAAGAATGATTGCCATGTTATACTACAGGAGATTTAGCTCAAGAATCAATTTAATACTCAAACATTGTTAAAGCAGAATAAATTgaaatcaaaaattaaaaattagaAATTGAATCTATGTGTTacctgaacttccagtggtatggTCCGAAGAAGGTCCTGTGCCGGATGTAGGCGTGCTCCCATGGTGGAGGGTCCAATCAAAATCGTCTCCTGAATTTTGAGTCCATCCACACTCACTTTCATCAAAGGTACAGTTGAAGGTATTCAGCGCTAGAATTACAATAGTGAGATATAAATTCATGGGTTTTATTCTCACACCAATAGACAAATACTTGATAAGGTTGATACAGTTCTACGCCAATGTAAAATGGCCATCCAAACTCCAGCCCATGATACATGTATCGGCCTCATCAGGAGGAATAACGAAACGTGTTCACATGATAAAGGCATGTAAACAGTAATTCCACATTATCCTCAGTAGAGTCGCTCGTGCATTATATCCTTCGAACTGAAAAACATTTTGCGACGATTAAGCATGATTATATCACGTTCCATTATATTCCGTTCACTGCTTCAATTCGGTGAGGCCGGATTTATCATGTACCCAAGTATAGCTTCATGCAGCAGTCTTCGCACCGTCCGCAAACTAGTCCAGGCGATCATATAGGGCCAAAAAACAACGAAATGGTGGAAAATAATAGCCTATAAAAGCACCAAAATTAATTTGATACACACGTAATTTAACATGAACTAAACAATTTAGGGACGGGCGACATGTAAAAAACGTCCCtggcggccgccatcttgaatttcaaaatggccgccacagCAGGACCCGTGGACAGTTTTTCGATGATAACTTTTGTTCTAAATTAGACACAGAGATGGTATAAACGGCTAGCCCCATGTTCTTGGGTATAGCCAATCGCCTGGACTAAACAGACATGGTCAGAAGAAGCAGCCTGCTATAGATTGCTTGATGAAGACTTGACCTGACTACCAATTTGTTGACTGCCAAATAATAGAGTTGAAGATGACCAACATCGAATCAAGTGACATGaggtaaatacaatgtactgatGCCACGCCCAAAATGAATATTGACTTACCCTCTGGACATTTGTTCGCGTCCATTATAGTTACATCATCAATAGCTATATCACCAGCGTAATCTTTTCCTCTCACGCCTTCAAATATGACCTGCAAGCAATGTCTAGAATATATAAGCTCACAGATGCAATTTCACTGAAGATATCACAAATATTGCTGACAGATGTTATCAGAGAACAAAAATGCAACGATTAACTGGAACATCCTTGCCAACATTGCCGATATTTTCGGGTTGAGGGCTGCCTCTTTTGTAATTGTTGATAGCCTGCGAGATTTGCATCTGCATAcatggtttttgagattctgtaaAACCGCGAATGGTTTTTTACTCCGCTGAAAAACCTCATATTTGAGTTGGctgaaaaaactttatttctgagGGTGTACCTGAAACGCGTCACTCTCATTTAATGAAACCAGAGCTTGTTTCCATATAGGGCCCAAATTGCCACTCTTTGTCCAGGCGCGTACTCGACTGTTCCCCGTTTTCGTGGTGTAAATATTCAAGCTACCAATGTCCTTTCCTCGCATGCTATAGAAGAACTGTAAGCACTTTGGACCTTTTGGAACCTCTGGGGTAATCAGGCGTGCTTTTGAAAAGCTGCTTTTCGAGGTTGcttcgatgtacatgtaatagccaGCTAAAATATACAAGTAAGAAATTAAAAGGTATATTAATCTCAGGAGCaggatatatatacatgtaattaattgCAAGGAAAAGTGTTGTtaaaatggaagaaaatgatatcattGCATCATCGTAGGGTTTAGTTTGTTCAAACGAAATACAGCTTCAGCCGACAAACTAAAAACATCAATTGAATGTTTAGCTCCTTTAACTTCATTAATGTGacggtacatgtaaatatacacGATTTATTGTTACTTCTGAGCCTCAGCATCATTCTGCTGTACCGCACCATGACCGTGATTATTCTCACCCCTCGTCCCAAGAGTATGGTCGTTGCTTGGCCCGGTGTCCGATGACGGTGTGGATCCTTTCTGTCTCGTCCAGTCGAAGTCATCTTTGCTATCTTGTTCCCAGCCGCAAATGTCCTTGTCAAAGGTGCAGTTGTATACAGGTGGCGGTTCTTGAAGGAGAAAACATCATGAATGTATATTAAATCTACACAGTATATAAGCGGGCCTTACGATTTCATATATATATGAAcagcatcatacatgtagatatcacTGCAATTGCGTCGAAGTACAGTGATGTATTATTCTGCCACGGTATAGCGCCATCTAGGCCTATCGATATAAATGCGTGAGTTTACTTGACCAGGAAAAgctaaaatctgaaaaatatataTTCTGGTCTGTAATTAGAGCCTTCCACCACCGGAAATCTGATGTGCAGCCTAATGTCATAACATCAGACAACACGCCACCTGATCAAAAATAAGTTGTTAGGGTTTTATTCAACTCACTAAAACAAGTATCATTGGCAATCGTAACGTCATCAATCAAGAAAACCACAGTGGCTTTGGCTCCGATGCGGTGCCACAAACAAGCCGCTTCAAATGAAACCTGGAAAAAGAATATTTATATCAAATATAAGATTATATTCAGCATTGCTATTGAATTTGACTAGATTATAGAGCACGCGACAGGAAACGCCGGATCACTGAGGAGCGAAGCCTCCAGGCACCAGTGCCAGAAAGAAATAAAGGTTCACAGAACAGCAAAGCCTGCGGCCTTGCTGTCTCGGATCACGGACATCGTCGAGTTCGACTGTTATGTAGGACTGTACGGAGATCTAAAGAAATGAGAGGCACTACACTTTCGAACATTTGAATaacactttttttttttttttgatattCATGTAGTGTCAAAATTTACGGGAGCTGTAGAATATCGCACCTTGTATGGTGTGGAAGAGTTAACCTGCACCACTGCCAAACTCCAGGGATTTCCTTGCAACGACGAGTTGCTCAAATCGCCTCTGTTGGTCCAGTATGGTCGTGGATGAGACCCCGTTGCGTTGAGATGCATTTTAAGTTCTGCATTTTTCCCCAGTGTCTGATAGTAAAAGCGAATGCACTGATGTGGTCCTTTCGGGACAACTCTCGGACTACTCAGGTAATCAGTTATTGAGGCACATGGATGTTTTCTTCCCAGTGCATACCCATCTGAAAATGCAATAATACAAAATGTTTCGGGGCTCTAATTTTGCTTGTTATCAGTTCTTTGAAAAATCTATGTAGTATACGTATgtactgtaggaggaaaccaaaTATTTTGACGGACCATCAAAGAATCTATGTTCGAATTGGTGAACTATATTTGGAACTCCAATCAATGGAATGTCCATGGACCACAagtggatctaccatgggccatcatagaatccaTAATGGATCCTGTTGTAAAAGGTAGTTTGTGATAATCATGGTTCCATCCACGGGCCCATCAATATCCATGCATGTACACTCTTGCCTGTGATAATATCTTTATGCTCGTGGTCAGATTAGGCCatttctattacatgtacttacaccCGCTGGTATCATTGCCAGTGGAGGAGTTTGAGGCTAATCTTTCCCAAATTTGGCCAGTCCAGCCGCACATGTTCGCATCGAAAGTACAGTTGAATAATGCAGGCACTGAAACGGTAGTTGCACCAACGTATCACTTTAAAGGGAGATAAGTGGCAACCTAACCCTGCGCCTGTTGTGACCTCAACAGTGTAGTAACTGCGActctaaggcacctattccatagagctataccctatactatactatacgcgaacaatagtttcatggtcatgcaccctttgtgaagccattgtttgcgtatagtgtagtatagggtatagctctatggagaaggtgccttacgcaccttctccatagagctataccctatactacactatacgcgaacaatggcttcacaaagggtgcatgaccatgaaactattgttcgcaccttctccatagagctataccctatactacactatacgcaaacaatggcttcacaaagggtgcatgaccatgaaactattgttcgcgtatagtatagtatagggtatagctctatggaataggtgcctgcCCGCTTGTAGTGGTAAATTTGGTGAGTGTGCGCTACTCTAGGTAGGCCGCCAGTGGTAAAATCGGCGTGTGGGCACATCTTGGCTTGCAGGGGTAAAGTCGTGGTAAAGTCTGTGAGTGTGTGCAGTGTACAATGGAATACTACAACAATTAATGACAGGCGGACAgaagtgagtgagtgagtgagcgAGTGCAACTCTAAGTAGGCCGACAGTGGTATCGTCTGTAAGAGAGTGCAACTCTAAGTAGGCCGACAGTGGTATCGTCTGTAAGAGAGTGCAACTCTAAGTAGGCCGACAGTGGTATCGTCTGTAAGAGAGTGCAACTCTAAGTAAGCCGACAGTTGTATCGTCTGTAAGAGAGTGCAACTCTAAGTAGGCCGACAGTGGTATCGTCTGCAAGAGAGTGCAACTCTAAGTAGGCCGACAGTGGTATCGTCTGTAAGAGAGTGCAACTCTGAGTAGGCCGACAGTGATATCGTCTGTAAGAGAGTGCAACTCGAATTAGGCCGACAGTGGGACAATGATAAATTATTAGTATACTTACTTGTCCGGCATGTTTTTTCAGTTATGGTCACATCATCTACTGCAATGTCACCCTCATATTCTGAGCCGGAGACACCTTCGAATATGACCTGTAACAAAACTTATAGTCTGAGACGAAGAACTTTAACATGGCTCTAAGACgaaatggaaaaagaaaatattatcaCAAACCAATTTTATGGTTTAAATGATTCAGTCTGATGTAATAAATTTGTGAAAAGAACTTTGTGGCCATTTTGATCTGTGCAATATTGGTACGGAGGATATTTTCTACCCAATCCCCATCATTATTGTAGAATCAGGCAATCGATGAATTGACATCTATATACACATACCTCATCTTGGCCCCCTACCCCCCTACCACAACAAGGATATAAGTTTAAAATGATAACTGAATGGTACCATACAGTGaaagtacaagtacatgtacatgtagtcgaGAAAGAGAATGTGATGATGGttgatatgaatgaagacaCCGAATATCATTACTTCATCTTTGCATAAAAATGCCCAGCGAAATCTACATGGTGTTTTTAGTAAAGTCTTTTACGagtctttattcatttcatcatttcttGTTCATATCACCATTATTGGATGATTTTGAATTTACCTGAAACTTGGGGAATCCGCTGATTGCGATCGATCCCGGCTTCCAGCTATTTCCCTGGTTGCCAGTCAGTTGCCAGATAGGGTACGTCCGATTTTGCTCAGTCTTGATGTACACGTTCAGAGCATTTATTCGTTGTCCGAACATGTGGTAGAAGAATTCGAGGCACATCGACCCAGTGGCTTTCACCTCTGGACTAACCAGGTGTGCTTTCATGCCATATCGTTTGGATGTTActtcgatgtacatgtaggaaccATCTGTAAAGTAAAATGCAGAGGCTTTTTACGGGACCTATAAAGTAATAATTTGATATGCATGTGTTGACCCGTggttatgaaaaatattttctaaagcTTTTCGCCTCCACGTTCCAAGTTCGACAACAGCAGTAGATTTATTGGTGCTAGTGACAGTGTAATAACATACTTGATAAGTCAGCTGGTGGTTCCCCACATTAGCCTCACCCCAAATTTCGCCGTAAGCAAATCATCGCGGTTGTCGCTTGTTGTTGTGGTGAGACGATCTGTCTTCTGGTATTACGGAAATACACCATTATTTTATTCGATGCACCATGGGGCCGAATGGGCTCACCTAGAAATTCGCGAAGAAAACAAGGAAAAATACACTTGCTCCAACAGCAGTGTCCCATTTTTATAACCTAGTACAGTGTCAGCACTTACTCCCACTGGTATGGTCAGCGCGAGGACCCGTGCCACTAGAAGAAGTTGGCCCTTTGTTAAGGAGCCAGTCGAAGTCATCTGACGAATCTTCGTGGATCCATCCACATTCTTCCTCTTCACCATCAAAGGTACAGTTGAATGAGTTTGAAGCTGAAAAAATAACAAGGCAATCTGTACAAAAATGTAATTACATGAACCACTGCGCATGACCAGTCTCATTTTTACATCGTTTTAAAACGAGGTTTTGTCTCATATAACTTGTCCTCAGTGACTCGTCATAGAGCATTATTTTTTGCACCCTTCTTCTATTCAGAGGAGCTTTCAACGAGCTGAAACAACATCTCAATCTTCACCGTTAGAAATGAATGTTTTTGAGGTTTTTCGGCCTGCGCAAATATGCACCCTGCAGAGGTTTTACCGCTACCATTGATTACGTTCATCTGCCCTTGCCGGATAAGGCCAATCGACTCACATGAAACCTGTTTCGTGtaggtcgatgttatcaagatttgcccgaTAACCCTTTGTTacgacagtagaacaatgggattaagggcgtgtattgggctaggcctggaTTCTTTTAACATCGAGGTATTAAAGGGGCATCGAGGTAGGGTATTTTCTCACTGAAAAACATCTAaccttgttttttttaaacttaagAGCACCTGACCTTTGATAAGGAAGGTGATGGGTTCGAGGCCCACATAGTGTCATGTGAGGTGACTTTGTATGTTCTCATGAACAAGCATGCTTTAGGAGTACCCAGTCCGTAAACCTGATGCAACTCCATGGATCACTTCAACATACCTTTAGGGCAAACATGGTCGAAaagtgtgacgtcatcaattgcaGTGTCATCACTTCCAGTACCCCTTGTTGATGAATTTCCAATCCAAGAATCAAAAACAATCTGGAATAATCACAGATTAGACTTTTTTGCACAGATTTGACTTCTTTGGTTTTGAATACGAGTACCAGATGAGTATGAGTATGAGTATGAGTCGGCCTATTGGTATAAGACCCAGAAGGAACGGGTAAATGGTTACAAGAGTACGAAAATAGGGCTAAGGAtctgataccgaactggaggcatTACAAACGTTTTAGTGCCGTCAAATAATCGATTATTGCGTAATAACATCGGGATGAATTTCGCGCAGCGCATTGCATTGTTATGAAACAGCACCTACCTTAAAGGGAAACATTTCGGTAATGTTGACATATGCAACCCTCCATATATTTCCTCTATTGGCACTATTTGACCACAAAGTCAAACTCATATTTTGATCCGTTTCGACTAAAACACTTAGCGTTCCCAGGTTATCGCCACGCATTTTATAGGCGAACTTGAGACACTTCGAACCAGGTGGAACTTCTGGGCTGATGAAACGCCCGCTAGTATTACGTCTTGGGATGTCCGCGTTCATAACGTGGCCGTCTATATTGGTTATAAAAAAACAACTCTAATTATGCTTATAATATCGCGTCACAAATGGGGAAATTGTTTGACAGGAAGACTTTTCGAGTTTCGCTTTAGCTTTGTTCACCATACGACCACAGTATACGGTAGTTTATTTCGGTTGAGAGCGCATTTGTAAGTGATCACACATAATTGCTTTCGTTAGCGTTGTTGCATCATGATCACACATAATTGCTTTCGCTAGCGTTGTTGCATCATGATCACAAATTAATTGCTTTCGTTAGCGTGGTTGCATCATGATCACACATAATTGCTTTCGTTAGCGTTGTTGCATCATGATCACACATAATTGCTTTCGTTAGCGTGGTTGCATCATGATCAAACATAATTGCTTTCGTTTGCGTTGttgcatcatgatcattataacTATTACTTTCGTATACATCCTGATTACGTTAATTTCTTTTGTTTGAGTTGCTGACATCACGATCACAAAATACTTTCGTTTGGGTTTGTGCTTCATGATCACAT
This is a stretch of genomic DNA from Lineus longissimus chromosome 2, tnLinLong1.2, whole genome shotgun sequence. It encodes these proteins:
- the LOC135483147 gene encoding MAM and LDL-receptor class A domain-containing protein 1-like isoform X2 — translated: MEGQWCVLLFILCSLHRQSLVFADGDTGGARRHQRDVSNAVNCTFDSGVCNWKQDSSDTFDWTRQRGGTPSDDTGPQKDHTTGSGYYMYTEATSKSRGAVARLMSPDIAQGAYCLQFMYSMRGRNMGTLNVKTKKPHEMTTVWTKNKDLGPGWSFQFLDINESTTFKLVFEGIRGSDYQSDIAIDDVSITVGKCLQNQQFNCTFDIFSCGWTDLPADIQWIKYRGSTTTSATGPRRDHTSGSGSYMYIEGTGTSPGVKAKLLSPEVPPGGERCLQFFYHMYGQHMGNLTVLLNKTEPIWIRNGSHSNAWERGLVTLNETSSPFTVVFQAVRGSDYLSDIAIDDIFIFDSQCPDATDDFNCTFEDGICGWEQDFEDDFDWNRREADTTGGTDYTTGTAYGHVMNADIPRRNTSGRFISPEVPPGSKCLKFAYKMRGDNLGTLSVLVETDQNMSLTLWSNSANRGNIWRVAYVNITEMFPFKIVFDSWIGNSSTRGTGSDDTAIDDVTLFDHVCPKASNSFNCTFDGEEEECGWIHEDSSDDFDWLLNKGPTSSSGTGPRADHTSGNGSYMYIEVTSKRYGMKAHLVSPEVKATGSMCLEFFYHMFGQRINALNVYIKTEQNRTYPIWQLTGNQGNSWKPGSIAISGFPKFQVIFEGVSGSEYEGDIAVDDVTITEKTCRTMPALFNCTFDANMCGWTGQIWERLASNSSTGNDTSGYGYALGRKHPCASITDYLSSPRVVPKGPHQCIRFYYQTLGKNAELKMHLNATGSHPRPYWTNRGDLSNSSLQGNPWSLAVVQVNSSTPYKVSFEAACLWHRIGAKATVVFLIDDVTIANDTCFKPPPVYNCTFDKDICGWEQDSKDDFDWTRQKGSTPSSDTGPSNDHTLGTRAGYYMYIEATSKSSFSKARLITPEVPKGPKCLQFFYSMRGKDIGSLNIYTTKTGNSRVRAWTKSGNLGPIWKQALVSLNESDAFQVIFEGVRGKDYAGDIAIDDVTIMDANKCPEALNTFNCTFDESECGWTQNSGDDFDWTLHHGSTPTSGTGPSSDHTTGSSGGLYMYIEATSIRSRAYAQLISPAVSTARPACLQFFYHMYGSHMGTLNVYTRSAQNTTSSSLWTRGNNLGNRWRRGLVTINQTSPFKVIMEGVRGNDYEGDLAIDDITISNGTCLNNSAAVNCTFDDDECGWQQTNVNDDFDWTLHKGATPSSGTGPTQDRTPGVGGNYMYIEASNSRTNAKAHLLSSNVNGTGRMCLEFFYHMWGTHIGTLNVYQQLIRGSKDKVWSLSGAQGNYWKRGNAEVNAPVGTTLKLLFEGIRGGDYAGDISIDDITLSKRPCAPGLVTVSPTTTSASSTRGRTFPSTMPSRRPTRCEATRSKDGSLGVLSSNPYLRVLSCSWTIMVQSGSTINLHVRWEAVDNALCAYRTLVVYEKEMTEIGTFCGNETTWDIRSKDNVLRITYDQNIPTRYPVKGFTASWIAVSGGNVVRGPKSRSSDWVPHVVGVTLFLVLVVIVAMVVIAFLYKRKYACFSKKSDDPQLIDLTDIKEDGSFFGGGSYSRLRESTGTIDSGYRTPEQRKEESVREFKEYLHAQGVTESTYHTLAKEGFRLPKMFELLKPEDVSSLPIKQFAQVLLVKEITKDFHNQQGALAGLDGTPDRDTHRKEPDNNDNQKSTGL